In the Streptomyces sp. NBC_01237 genome, CGGGGCCTGTCGGCAGAAAATTTGTGGCGGCCGGATCACCCGGCCACGGACGCGCTCTTCTTCCGGCGGGCCGCCGGGCGTCCCCGCGCCTCGCCGAACTCCAGCTGCTCGGCGACGCCCGGCACCGCGATGGCGGGAAGCATGCAGTGCCAGATCTCCTCGACCCGGTCCGGGAGGTCCCGCCGTCCCGATTCCATCTGCGCGTGCATCTGCGCCCCGGTACAGGCGCTCACCAGCATCCGCGCGAGAGCCGGGATGTTGACCCCGTCCCGGAGCTGCCCCATCTCGTTCGCTTCCGTGAACGTCGACATGGCCACCATGGTCCACTGCTGATGCGAGTTCTCCTCGCTGGAGATGAAGAGCTCCTGATCCGTCACCAGTCGCGCACCGGCCAGCAGCAGCGGCTCGTCGAGCATCTGATAGGACCAGGTGAGCGTGATGTCGACGAGCTTCTGCAGGCCGTCCGACGGGATCGGCGGCGAGACGATGTCCGGCTGACTGCGGACGATCTCGCGCGCC is a window encoding:
- a CDS encoding ScbR family autoregulator-binding transcription factor, with the translated sequence MSELPDKRPVKQERALRTRASLIRAAAEVFAESGFAGASVSRIADRAGVTLGAMYFHFKNKEALAREIVRSQPDIVSPPIPSDGLQKLVDITLTWSYQMLDEPLLLAGARLVTDQELFISSEENSHQQWTMVAMSTFTEANEMGQLRDGVNIPALARMLVSACTGAQMHAQMESGRRDLPDRVEEIWHCMLPAIAVPGVAEQLEFGEARGRPAARRKKSASVAG